The genome window GTTCGCCGGTTTGGCACTTCGATGCCAAGAAGGTGGAGCAGGGCTTCGACAAGACCAAGAAGAAGTTCCTCATTAAGCGCTAAAAGTTGGGTATCATCTGACGTTACTGGAAATTATCAATGGCAAACATTAAGTCAATGAAGAAGGATCTTCGCCGCAACGCGAAGAAGCGAGCCGTGAACCTCGCAATGAAGAGCAGCTTGAAGACCTACATCAAGAAGGCGAAGGGCGAAGGTTCGGCCGATACCGTGACCAAGGCCGTCAAGGCTCTGGACAAGGCCGTGCAACGTGGCATCATCCACAAGAACCAAGCCGCGCGCCGCAAATCGCGCATGATGCTGGCCGCCAACAAGGCTGCCGCCGCAAAGTAACCTAGTTTAGGTTCAAATCAAAAGCCGAGACCCGCAGGTCTCGGCTTTTTTTCATTTTGTGGATGGAATTTTGGGGGTGTCGCATTGACTATACATGGCACTCAACAAGACCAAGAAAATCCTCCTTATCACCGCCATTCCCGTCGCCATCGCCGGCTGGGCACTCTTCCGCCCCGAACTGGCGCTCATCAACAAGACGGTCAACGAATCGGCCCCGAGCGCCGCGACCAGCAAGGTGCTCGCCGCCGGCCAATTCGAGAGCTTCGCTCACGAAACCGTGGGCAACGCTCAGTTCATCAACGACGGCGGCAAGACCATCCTTCGCCTGACGAACTTCAAGACTTCGAACGGTCCCGACGTACGGGTGCTGCTGGTCCGCGGCGACAACGCCCAGAAGTTCGGCGACGACTATCTTGATCTCGGCGAGATCAAGGGTAATCACGGCGATCAGAACTATGTGTTGCCGGCCGGCACGGAGATTAGCTCCTACCAAGCGGTGAGCATTTGGTGCAAGCGCTTCAACGTCTCCTTCGGTGGAGCCAAGCTGAAGTCCGAAAAGGTTCAGGCATCGCTCCCCACCGTGGCGAGCACCCGCCTGGCTGCGTTCGGCGAGATCAAGGTTACCGGCGGCAAGTTCTCCGGCGCGGCCGGTCGCGCCGATATGATCGAGAACGACGGCAAACGCCTCCTGCGGCTCTCGGGTGTCAAGGTGAAAGGGCTCGAGCTCTACCTCCTTAAGAAGGAGACCTACTCCAAGTCGGTGGACATTTCGAAGGTGACCAAGGAATTCTTGGGCGCAACGAAGTCCGCGGCCACTCAACAATTTTCCGTCTCCAAAGACCTTGACCTCTGGCTTTACCGCTCGGTAGTTCTCGTTGATCCCAAAACGAAAACGGTCAAAGCTTCCGCCGCCCTGCGCTCGGATCAAGAGCAAAAGTCCGGCTCGTCACTCTCGCTTGCGATCTAGCTTCGCTCGCCCCGACCTTGAAACCACTCATCACAACAACATGAAACTCACAACAATCGCTCTGTCCCTCGCCCTCGGCCTCTCGACCTTCGCTCCGGCGATCACCCAAGCTCACGCGTCGCAAGACATGAAGCCCGGCATGAAGCAAGGCTCAATGGCGATGATGATGACGTCGTCCAAATTCTCCGGAATTGAAGTGAATGGCGGAACCGTCTCGGCTAGCATGAACAAGGGCATGATCACCCTCACGCTCAGCGACGACTTCAAGACCCCGAAGTCGCCCGCGCCGCACTGGCAGGTCGTGGACAGCAAGGGTAACGTCTATCTGCTCAAGCAACTGCGCATCAAGGACGACATGGAAAACCGGTCGATTCAGCTGCCGTCCTACATCAAGAGCGTGGCCAAGGTGCAAATCTGGTGCTCATATGCAGAAGTCAACCTGGGAGAAGCAAAGTTCAGCAAGCCGATGATGGCCCGCTGAAGCTACTCAACCCCACAACCGGCCCCGCCCGAAAGGCGGGGCACAAACGCACCGACCACCATGTTTAACCGCTCACGCCAACCGGGAACAAAGTCCAGCCTCGCGCTGGCGATTGACGAGAATCTCGAACTTCTGTTTCGGGTCGCTCGCCAACTTACGGGCAACGATACGGACGCCGAGGACATCGTTGGTCAAACGCTCCTCCAAGCCACCAAAGCGTGGCCGAGGTTCGATGGACGCCATCCGCGAGCCTGGCTGCTCACCATTCTTCGCAATGAGTTCTTCGCCTCGGCTCGCTGGGCTAAAGCTCGGCCGGAGGTTCCCATTGAAGACTCGCAAGAGCCGATGGACAACACCTTTTGGCATGAGATTGATTGGCGTCTCATTGGCGATGGCCTCAGCAAAATCCTCACTGCCTTGCCGGACGAGTTCCGGCACGTCATCGCCCTGTGCGATATCGAAGAAGTGAGCCGGGACGAGGCGGCGCTGGTGCTGAATGTGCCGGTCGGAACGATCAATTCCCGGTTGCACCGGGGCAGAAAACTTTTGAGAGAACGCGTTATTCGAGAATTGGGCCTGTCCCACTAAGATCATGAAACATCACAACACCGAAGGTCCTCCGTGCCGTGGCATGGAAAAGCTGCTTCAAGAAGCCGCTGACGACAAACTTGGCCCGATTCGGCGCCTTTACGTTTTGGCCCACGCGGCGCGGTGCCGACGCTGCGGCTCGTTCTTGGAGCGCATGCGCATGACGTTGGCCGCCCTGGCTCAAGAGAAGCAGGCCGCTCCGGCAGACGCGTTGGCGCGGCTCCGCGCAAAGCACATGCCAATCGGAGATGGCGAAGAGAAGTCCGGCTAATTCGGCCACTTCTCTTTTGCGACTGACGTACAAGTGGTCATGTTAGCTTCGCTCGCTCTCGCCGTCACGGCTGTTCAAGCCGCCGCTCCGCCCGTCAATACCGAGTTCGATTTCTGGGTTGGCAAGTGGTCCAGCGAGGGCCGCATGCGCTCAGCACCCGGAAAGGATGAGTGGACGGTGACCAAAGGCACCAACATCATCAAGAAGCAGCTGAAGAATCAGGTGATAGAGGAGAACTTCAGCATGACCGGCTTTGCGGGGCGGAGTTGGACGATGTACCACGCGCCGAGCAAGACGTGGCGGCAGACTTGGGTGGATGATTCGGGGGCATACCTGACGTTCACCGGTGGATGGAACGCCGAGACCAAGCAGATGATCCTGACGCAGACCTTCCCGCAGCGCGGCGAGCAGTTCAGTCGCATGGTGTTTCGCGACTTCACGAAAACGGGATTCACCTGGGATTGGCAACTCTCGACGGACAACCAGAAAACTTGGGAAACGCAGTGGCTCTTGACCTACAAACGCAAGTGATTTGACGTATAATTGAGGGTAGCTGAGGAGCGCTGCGATCTCCGAAGGAGACCAGGCTCAGCACACTAACGGCGCTCGCGATCAATCCGGATCGCGGGCGTTTTGCTTTCGATCTGGGTTCAAAAGGATTGAAGCAGATGAGTTCAAACACAACCTCTCCCACATTCTTGGATTACCACGTCGCGAACCTGGACCTGGCCGCTTGGGGCCACAAGGAAATCCGAATCGCCGAAACCGAAATGCCCGGTCTCATGGCGATCCGCGACGAGTACAAGGCGAGTCAGCCGCTGAAGGGCGCAAAGATCGCCGGCTCGCTCCACATGACCATCCAAACCGCGGTCCTCATCGAGACCCTCATTGCGCTTGGCGCCGAGGTTCGATGGGCGAGCTGCAACATTTTTTCAACGCAAGACCATGCGGCGGCGGCGATTGCCGACCAGAAGATCCCCGTATTCGCGTTCAAGGGCGAAAACCTCGACGAGTACTGGGACTTTACGCACCGCATTATGGAGTGGCAAGATGGCGGCACCCCTAACATGATTCTGGACGATGGGGGCGACGCCACCATGCTGGTGCTGCTGGGTAGCCAAGCGGAGACCGACATCTCGGTGCTCGACAACCCGGATAGCGAAGAGGCCGTTTGCTTCTTCAATTCGATCCGCCGCAAGCTTGCGCAAGACCCGACCTTCTACAGCCGGATCAAGGCGAACATTCAGGGCGTTAGCGAAGAAACCACGACCGGCGTGAAGCGACTGTATCAGCTGCAAAAGGACGGCAAGCTGCCGTTTGCGTGCTTCAACGTGAACGACTCGGTGACGA of Chthonomonas sp. contains these proteins:
- the rpsT gene encoding 30S ribosomal protein S20; amino-acid sequence: MANIKSMKKDLRRNAKKRAVNLAMKSSLKTYIKKAKGEGSADTVTKAVKALDKAVQRGIIHKNQAARRKSRMMLAANKAAAAK
- a CDS encoding DM13 domain-containing protein, whose product is MALNKTKKILLITAIPVAIAGWALFRPELALINKTVNESAPSAATSKVLAAGQFESFAHETVGNAQFINDGGKTILRLTNFKTSNGPDVRVLLVRGDNAQKFGDDYLDLGEIKGNHGDQNYVLPAGTEISSYQAVSIWCKRFNVSFGGAKLKSEKVQASLPTVASTRLAAFGEIKVTGGKFSGAAGRADMIENDGKRLLRLSGVKVKGLELYLLKKETYSKSVDISKVTKEFLGATKSAATQQFSVSKDLDLWLYRSVVLVDPKTKTVKASAALRSDQEQKSGSSLSLAI
- a CDS encoding RNA polymerase sigma factor, with product MFNRSRQPGTKSSLALAIDENLELLFRVARQLTGNDTDAEDIVGQTLLQATKAWPRFDGRHPRAWLLTILRNEFFASARWAKARPEVPIEDSQEPMDNTFWHEIDWRLIGDGLSKILTALPDEFRHVIALCDIEEVSRDEAALVLNVPVGTINSRLHRGRKLLRERVIRELGLSH